One genomic region from Equus quagga isolate Etosha38 unplaced genomic scaffold, UCLA_HA_Equagga_1.0 69122_RagTag, whole genome shotgun sequence encodes:
- the LOC124234063 gene encoding translation initiation factor IF-2-like, producing the protein MPPAPPTATWGQTQSSALPARDRTPPTGAADRRPHRAHGPLDAGRAPSRPTHATRPDPTLPRGPSPHPRPRPLATEGEGLRREAGSERTGRGWWADVAGQTRTPRAPRAGGDAEAPSDGRLRRRPGNGPGQATGGGGRRAPRVSRGSEAPGGPDPGDSVDARASTPPFPRRAEGAAARESGGRTAPETEARRDNSGPPRGRPEGAGTDAPGAVARRTRRPRHAGQTEAGRGSWARRDRAHSLRTTADPGPRRARASHASGRAPAPPARPLLPLSNLSRPAGRHRAGPPAPRGGEKARPPAASRS; encoded by the coding sequence ATGCCACCCGCGCCGCCCACGGCCACCTGGGGACAGACGCAGTCCTCGGCGCTGCCCGCCCGTGACCGAACCCCACCGACGGGCGCCGCCGACCGACGACCCCACCGCGCCCACGGCCCCCTCGACGCCGGGCGGGCCCCCTCGCGCCCGACGCACGCCACCAGACCGGACCCGACTTTACCCCGGGGACCCTCCCCGCACCCGCGTCCCAGGCCCCTCGCCACGGAGGGCGAGGGGCTGCGGCGGGAAGCGGGGAGCGAGCGGACAGGGCGGGGGTGGTGGGCGGACGTGGCCGGCCAGACGCGAACGCCCCGGGCACCGAGGGCGGGCGGAGACGCGGAGGCACCTTCAGACGGACGACTACGCCGACGGCCGGGGAACGGCCCAGGGCAGGCGACGggaggcggcgggcggcgggcacCCCGCGTGAGCCGAGGCTCCGAGGCCCCCGGGGGACCTGACCCCGGGGACTCCGTGGATGCTCGCGCCTCCACGCCGCCCTTCCCGAGACGCGCCGAGGGTGCTGCCGCCCGCGAGAGCGGGGGACGGACGGCGCCGGAGACGGAGGCGCGGCGCGACAACTCCGGCCCGCCTCGCGGGAGACCGGAGGGCGCGGGGACGGACGCGCCGGGGGCTGTGGCGAGGAGGACGCGGCGGCCTCGGCATGCCGGGCAGACGGAGGCCGGAAGGGGCTCGTGGGCTCGCCGAGATCGAGCCCACTCCCTCCGGACCACCGCCGACCCGGGACCGAGGCGCGCCCGCGCCTCCCATGCCTCCGGCCGGGCGCCCGCGCCTCCCGcgcgccccctcctccctctctcgaACCTCTCGCGACCAGCGGGCCGGCACCGCGCCGGCCCACCCGCGCCACGCGGGGGTGAAAAGGCTCGGCCGCCGGCGGCGAGCCGCTCCG